One region of Budorcas taxicolor isolate Tak-1 chromosome 3, Takin1.1, whole genome shotgun sequence genomic DNA includes:
- the ZMPSTE24 gene encoding CAAX prenyl protease 1 homolog: MGMWALLDAMWEMPAEKRIFGAVLLFSWTVYLWETFLAQRQRRVYKTTTHVPLELGQIMDSETFEKSRLYQLDKSTFSFWSGLYSEVEGTLILLFGGIPYLWRLSGRFCGYAGFGPEYEITQSLVFLLLATLFSALTGLPWSLYNTFVIEEKHGFNQQTLGFFMKDAIKKFVVTQCILLPVSSLLLYIIKIGGDYFFIYAWLFTLVVSLVLVTIYADYIAPLFDKFTPLPEGKLKQEIEVMAKSIDFPLTKVYVVEGSKRSSHSNAYFYGFFKNKRIVLFDTLLEEYSVLNRDIQEESGMEPRNDGEGDSEEIKAKVKNKKQGCKNEEVLAVLGHELGHWKLGHTVKNIVISQMNSFLCFFLFAVLIGRKELFVAFGFNDSQPTLIGLLIIFQFIFSPYNEVLSFCLTVLSRRFEFQADAFAKKLGKAKDLYSALIKLNKDNLGFPVSDWLFSMWHYSHPPLLERLQALKNSKQD, translated from the exons aGACGGGTATATAAAACTACAACTCATGTACCGCTGGAGTTAGGACAGATCATGGATTCAGAAACATTTGAGAAATCTCGACTGTATCAGCTGGATAAAAGTACTTTCAGCTTCTGGTCAGGACTCTATTCAGAGGTTGAAGGCACT CTTATTCTTCTCTTTGGAGGAATTCCGTACCTCTGGAGACTCTCAGGGCGCTTCTGTGGTTATGCTGGCTTTGGACCAGAATATGAG ATCACTCAGTCCTTGGTGTTTCTGCTGTTGGCTACACTTTTCAGTGCATTGACTGGTTTGCCATGGAGTCTTTATAATACTTTTGTGATAGAAGAAAAACATGGTTTCAATCAACAG acttTGGGGTTCTTCATGAAAGATGCAATCAAGAAATTTGTTGTGACTCAGTGCATTTTATTACCTGTATCTTCACTTCTActttacattattaaaattgggggagactatttttttatttatgcCTGGCTGTTCACGCTAGTTGTGTCTCTG GTGCTTGTCACCATCTATGCTGATTACATTGCCCCTTTATTTGACAAATTCACCCCTCTTCCTGAGGGAAAGCTGAAACAAGAAATCGAAGTCATGGCGAAAAGTATTGACTTCCCTTTGACTAAGGTGTATGTTGTTGAAG GATCTAAACGCTCTTCCCACAGCAATGCTTATTTTTATGGCTTCTTCAAGAACAAGCGAATAGTTTTGTTTGACACTCTACTAGAAGAGTATTCTGTACTAAACAGAGACATCCAGGAGGAGTCTGGCATGGAACCCCGCAATgatggagaaggggacagtgaagaaataaaagctaaagtTAAA AATAAGAAACAAGGGTGTAAAAACGAGGAGGTGCTTGCTGTACTAGGCCATGAACTGGGGCACTGGAAGTTGGGACACACAGTCAAAAATATCGTTATTAGCCAG ATGAATTCTTTCCTgtgttttttcttgtttgctgTATTAATTGGTCGAAAGGAGCTGTTTGTTGCATTTGGTTTTAATGACAGCCAGCCCACTCTGATTGGACTATTGATCATCTTCCAGTTTATTTTTTCACCATATAATGAG gttctttcttTTTGCCTAACAGTCCTCAGCCGCAGATTTGAGTTTCAAGCCGATGCATTTGCCAAGAAACTTGGGAAGGCCAAAGACTTATATTCTGCTTTAATCAAACTAAACAAAGACAACTTGGGATTCCCTGTTTCTGACTGGTTGTTTTCCATGTGGCACTATTCTCATCCTCCACTATTAGAGAGACTTCAAGCtctgaaaaattcaaaacaagACTGA